In a single window of the Procambarus clarkii isolate CNS0578487 chromosome 51, FALCON_Pclarkii_2.0, whole genome shotgun sequence genome:
- the LOC138351903 gene encoding uncharacterized protein: MANSVPPAAETGNRRTLNGLQNHLTQLIDKCQKLARQPSPDLIILNTRVKAAVDKYEQIKRHAEIYLTEMANADLTRKELQEIVVEMTMYEDKIQDQLDPLIKQISQAGTQSNVSSSTQQSNATITHIAAELPKVQLPYFEGKDEDDWDTFWRHFDSIINSKPSLKKATKFQYLQGQLRGEARQVIANLSLTDDDYDHALQLLQDNYSDKETAIARLSYKLLDLPSPNKSYESLQSFRLSIESIIKALSTKVPVGDAEWLIKLIIQRKLPNEVIDSLCTHYNTNILSQSQIIDGLRAYVQRLRSRGKLRSQEKIPKSESTDKNKNVQNGSQKSRQQNSSAKWKQNNVGSYAISPTVNRTVGNQAPKTDKTKGATSAPKCLFCQEAHTIYQCTVYVGRASRIDRLKSLNRCIRCLRKHDTSECITQLQNCQCCHKSVHHTALCGDINTQSRSQTSNNEPASQAKPKDDNTTTAVQFCTVMSNVNDLDTEIVTAAILPTAQLELCNQGICIPTRGFFDQGSQKTFISKQMAEDLQLKSSKQVSTSISGFFTNSGRRTFPVVKLNVCLGTSQRTVEAIVVDKIPTEMEVTGLTATIKFLKEKGIQLADPLLDSDYIGDIGILIGADYYHRFILGSEESMGMNILKSAGGILMTGPILDLEPSTPEKSHHTETVIVA; encoded by the coding sequence atggctaacagtgttccaccagcagctgaaacaggaaataggaggacacttaatggtctgcaaaatcacctaactcaactgattgacaaatgtcaaaagttggctagacaaccatctcctgatttaataattctgaataccagagtaaaagcagctgtggataagtatgaacaaatcaaacgccatgcagagatttatctaacagaaatggctaatgcagatttaacccgaaaggaacttcaggaaattgtcgttgaaatgacaatgtatgaagataaaatccaagatcaacttgatcctttaatcaaacaaatatctcaagcaggaacccaatccaatgtgagctcatccactcaacagagcaatgcaactataacacatatagccgcagagctcccaaaggtacaattaccatattttgagggcaaggatgaagacgattgggataccttctggagacactttgattctataataaactccaagccctctctcaaaaaggcgacaaagtttcaatatttgcaaggccagttacggggagaggcaaggcaggtcattgctaatttgtcattaacggatgatgattacgaccatgccttacagttgttacaagataactacagtgataaggagactgcaattgcacgtctctcgtacaaattattggatttaccctctccaaataaaagttatgagtcactacaatcatttcgattgtctatagaatcaatcatcaaagccctcagtacaaaagtacctgtaggtgatgcagagtggcttataaagttaatcattcaaaggaaacttccaaatgaggtcatagacagcctatgcactcattataacaccaacatcttatcacaaagccaaatcattgatggacttcgagcttacgtacaaagattacgaagccgaggaaaacttagatctcaagaaaaaatccccaaaagtgaatccacggacaaaaataaaaatgtccaaaatggcagtcaaaaatcaaggcaacaaaactcttctgcaaagtggaaacagaataatgttggctcttatgctatatcccccacagttaacagaactgtaggaaaccaagctcctaagacagataagacaaaaggagctacaagtgccccaaaatgtttattctgtcaagaagcacataccatttatcaatgcacagtttatgtaggccgtgccagtcgaatcgatcgactgaaatctctgaacaggtgcatccgttgtctacggaagcacgatacaagtgagtgtatcactcaattgcagaactgccaatgttgtcataaaagtgtacatcacacagcactctgtggtgatattaacactcaatccagatcacagacttccaataatgaacctgcatctcaggcaaagcccaaagatgataataccacaacagccgtacaattctgtacagtaatgagcaatgtcaacgacttggatacagaaattgttacagcagccatattgcctactgcacagctagaactatgcaatcaaggaatttgtattccaactagaggcttttttgatcaagggtcacagaaaacctttatcagtaaacagatggcagaagatttacaacttaaatcttcaaagcaagtatctacctccatatcagggttttttactaattctggtcgtagaacctttccagtagtaaaactcaatgtctgtctaggtacatcccaaaggacagtagaagccatagtagttgataaaattcctactgaaatggaagtgactggtctgacagcaactattaaattcctaaaagaaaaaggaatccaattagcagatcctctactcgattctgactacataggggatatcggaatcctgattggagctgactactatcatcgattcattctaggatcagaagaatctatgggtatgaatatactcaaatcagcaggaggcatattgatgacaggacctatactagatcttgaaccttcaactcctgaaaaatcacatcatacagaaactgtaatagtggcatga